From the Augochlora pura isolate Apur16 unplaced genomic scaffold, APUR_v2.2.1 APUR_unplaced_6226, whole genome shotgun sequence genome, one window contains:
- the LOC144478013 gene encoding uncharacterized protein LOC144478013: MLKNLKNNIDLDKEGIKVASVRESRKGDVIVSIRGDHKKVTGFSALVNSKIEGAKAWVGSDRQVSKVLHFRQIDGDANVEDVRNAILKQYPEANQERITVKALRPAAAGRQNATVIVSSALAEKLTKGRTLKIGWGKCSIKPREEITQCFRCREYGHIVKDCVGPDRSQLCRKCGEDHHTYNCKSTELKCIICQVKGHKEGSQQCPIYRKAILDSRRKRMSSQAISETEQNEPSDKGRDKVSTKDTDTIDVSIA; the protein is encoded by the coding sequence ATGTTAAAAAACCTTAAAAACAACATCGATTTAGACAAGGAAGGCATTAAAGTAGCCAGCGTTAGGGAAAGCAGGAAGGGGGATGTGATCGTCTCTATCAGAGGAGACCATAAAAAAGTAACGGGTTTTAGTGCCCTGGTCAATTCCAAGATCGAGGGGGCTAAGGCCTGGGTGGGTAGTGATAGACAAGTAAGCAAGGTGCTGCACTTCCGCCAGATCGACGGGGACGCTAATGTGGAAGATGTCAGGAATGCCATCCTCAAACAATATCCGGAGGCAAATCAGGAACGGATCACGGTTAAGGCCTTAAGACCCGCCGCAGCGGGCAGACAAAATGCCACAGTGATAGTTTCTAGCGCATTAGCAGAAAAATTAACGAAGGGTAGAACTCTGAAAATAGGATGGGGCAAATGTTCAATTAAGCCCAGGGAAGAAATCACCCAATGTTTCCGGTGCCGTGAATACGGACACATTGTCAAGGACTGCGTGGGCCCAGATAGATCCCAACTATGTAGAAAGTGTGGGGAAGACCACCACACTTACAACTGTAAAAGCACTGAACTCAAATGTATCATTTGTCAGGTAAAAGGACATAAGGAGGGTAGTCAACAATGCCCTATCTACAGAAAAGCTATTCTCGACTCGAGGAGAAAAAGGATGAGCTCACAAGCAATATCAGAGACAGAACAAAACGAACCTTCTGACAAAGGGAGGGATAAAGTATCAACTAAAGATACTGATACTATCGATGTTTCGATAGCATAA